The following coding sequences lie in one Zingiber officinale cultivar Zhangliang chromosome 2B, Zo_v1.1, whole genome shotgun sequence genomic window:
- the LOC122049651 gene encoding protein NRT1/ PTR FAMILY 6.3-like has product MFGSPEHKASGEIVADAWDYSGRPAVRSRTGGWTCAAMILVVELNERLTTLGIAVNLVTYLTKTMHLGNAAAANTVTNFMGTSFMLCLLGGFVGDTFLGRYLTIAIFTAVQASGVTILAISTAVEGMRPAPCTADGVCEKATGAQLGMLYLALYTTALGTGGLKSSVSGFGSDQFDEANKEEKVQMQKFFDWFFFFISFGSLLAVTVLVYIQDHIGRPWGYGICAASIALGLMVFLAGTRQYRFKQLVGSPLTQIATVVVAAWRKRGRDLPSDPTLLYIGAAEEEKGTPEKNGRQRLQHTDQLRFLDRAAIPDVPAAGRQPSALPSKWRLSPLTDVEEVKIVVRMLPIWATTIMFWTVYAQMTTFSVAQATTMDRRIGSHFQIPPASLTVFFVASILATVPVYDRLIVPLARRLTAHPNGLSPLQRMAVGLLLSILAMVAAALSETKRLRAAHRGAVPVSVFWLVPQFFLVGAGQAFTYIGQLDFFLRECPKGMKTMSTGLFLSTLSMGFFVSSALVAVVHKVTGTGGHGAWLANSLNQGKLNNFYWLLAVLSGVNLAAYLLAAKGYIYKEQRYSVEDEGVTGVELAEEACYQA; this is encoded by the exons ATGTTTGGCTCGCCGGAACACAAAGCCTCTGGCGAGATCGTTGCCGACGCCTGGGATTACAGTGGCCGCCCCGCCGTCCGATCCCGCACAGGCGGCTGGACCTGCGCCGCCATGATCCTAG TGGTGGAGCTCAACGAGCGACTGACGACGCTGGGGATCGCCGTCAATCTGGTCACCTACTTGACTAAGACGATGCACCTGGGTAATGCCGCCGCTGCCAACACCGTCACCAACTTCATGGGCACCTCCTTCATGCTCTGTCTCCTAGGCGGCTTCGTCGGCGATACCTTTCTCGGCCGGTACCTCACCATCGCCATCTTCACCGCCGTTCAAGCCTCC GGGGTGACGATCCTGGCGATCTCGACGGCGGTGGAGGGGATGCGGCCGGCTCCGTGCACGGCGGACGGCGTGTGCGAGAAGGCCACTGGGGCACAGCTGGGGATGCTCTACCTGGCACTCTACACGACTGCGCTCGGCACCGGGGGCCTCAAGTCGAGCGTCTCTGGCTTCGGCTCCGACCAGTTCGACGAGGCCAACAAGGAGGAGAAGGTGCAGATGCAGAAGTTCTTCGACtggtttttcttcttcatcagcTTCGGATCGCTGCTCGCCGTCACCGTCTTGGTCTACATCCAGGATCACATCGGGCGGCCGTGGGGGTACGGTATCTGTGCCGCGTCGATCGCGCTGGGGCTGATGGTCTTCCTCGCCGGCACGCGGCAGTATAGATTCAAGCAGTTGGTGGGGAGCCCGCTAACACAGATCGCAACAGTGGTGGTGGCGGCATGGCGGAAGCGGGGGAGAGATTTGCCGTCGGACCCGACGTTACTGTACATCGGCGCAGCAGAGGAGGAGAAGGGGACGCCGGAGAAGAACGGGAGGCAGAGGTTGCAGCACACTGATCAGTTAAG GTTCCTGGACCGGGCCGCCATTCCCGACGTCCCCGCTGCCGGCCGACAACCGTCGGCGCTGCCTAGCAAGTGGCGGCTCTCGCCGCTGACTGACGTCGAGGAAGTCAAGATCGTGGTCCGGATGCTGCCCATCTGGGCCACCACCATAATGTTCTGGACGGTGTATGCCCAGATGACCACATTCTCGGTGGCCCAAGCGACCACCATGGACCGCCGCATCGGGTCCCACTTCCAAATCCCCCCGGCCTCCCTCACCGTCTTCTTTGTCGCCTCCATCCTCGCAACCGTCCCCGTCTACGACCGCCTCATCGTCCCCCTCGCCCGCCGCCTCACCGCCCACCCCAATGGGCTATCCCCCCTCCAGCGCATGGCCGTCGGCCTCCTCCTATCCATCCTCGCCATGGTCGCCGCCGCCCTCTCAGAGACTAAGCGCCTCCGCGCCGCCCACCGCGGGGCAGTCCCTGTCAGCGTCTTCTGGCTCGTGCCGCAGTTCTTCCTCGTCGGTGCCGGCCAGGCCTTCACCTACATCGGCCAGTTGGATTTCTTCCTCAGGGAGTGCCCCAAGGGGATGAAGACCATGAGCACAGGGCTGTTCCTGAGCACGCTCTCGATGGGGTTCTTCGTCAGCTCCGCGCTGGTGGCAGTGGTGCACAAGGTGACGGGGACCGGCGGCCACGGCGCGTGGCTCGCCAACAGCCTCAATCAGGGGAAGCTCAACAACTTCTATTGGCTGCTGGCAGTGCTGTCCGGCGTCAATTTGGCGGCGTACCTCCTCGCCGCCAAGGGGTACATTTACAAGGAGCAGCGCTATTCGGTGGAGGATGAGGGCGTCACCGGCGTGGAGTTGGCCGAGGAGGCCTGCTACCAAGCGTAG